The Streptomyces sp. Alt3 genome has a segment encoding these proteins:
- a CDS encoding phage tail protein, with translation MLPENIPTVTVTARYMTPDGRPMSGTVEFRPPALLTHAEEDLFLGGPTRTTLDAEGRISVVLPATDDPGWNPAVWTYTVTEKLAGLARGGRTYQIALTTALPAVDLADIAPADPAAPQYVAVPGPPGPAGELGPQGPTGPAGAVHSVNGHTEADIVLGAADVSALAAASAGAPGGVATLGANGLVPAAQLPAGGGAVASVNGQTGAVLLTANDLGALTRAAGDARYLALDGAPVTSVNGLTGEVTLTASDVAAVPVGQGVLLTGDQQIDGAKAFVVPPSTTAAPTADDHLARRGYVDAVSSAGTWSPSSMGFSGWAFDPAAAAAPTPQYCISGWVYLIGIPLHAPTTVKNLVFYVPGYVGGTLSTTSSYAGLYTDAGARVGLTAGLSTLIPKTEGTTVVCPLSVPYAAKAGNYWIGLVVNGPSPNTNGPAFSRGAHVGEAPGGSARMPGAFIRHGRLSTTGQTSLPTSFPIGNVVADSNAIWAALS, from the coding sequence GTGCTGCCTGAAAACATCCCCACCGTCACCGTCACCGCCCGCTACATGACCCCCGACGGCCGCCCGATGAGCGGCACCGTCGAATTCCGGCCCCCGGCGCTCCTCACGCACGCCGAGGAGGACCTCTTCCTGGGCGGCCCGACCCGGACCACCCTCGACGCGGAAGGCCGGATCAGCGTCGTCCTGCCCGCCACCGACGACCCGGGCTGGAATCCCGCCGTCTGGACGTACACCGTCACCGAGAAGCTCGCCGGCCTCGCACGCGGCGGACGGACCTACCAGATCGCGCTCACCACCGCCCTGCCCGCCGTGGACCTCGCCGACATCGCCCCGGCCGATCCGGCCGCCCCGCAGTACGTCGCCGTACCCGGCCCGCCGGGACCGGCCGGTGAACTCGGCCCGCAGGGCCCCACCGGCCCGGCCGGCGCGGTGCACTCCGTCAACGGGCACACCGAGGCCGACATCGTGCTGGGCGCGGCGGACGTCTCGGCCCTGGCCGCCGCGTCGGCCGGCGCGCCGGGCGGGGTGGCCACCCTCGGCGCGAACGGCCTGGTCCCGGCCGCCCAGCTCCCGGCGGGCGGCGGAGCCGTCGCATCCGTCAACGGGCAGACCGGCGCGGTCCTGCTGACCGCGAACGACCTGGGCGCCCTGACCCGGGCGGCGGGCGACGCCCGCTACCTGGCACTCGACGGCGCCCCCGTCACCTCGGTCAACGGCCTCACCGGCGAGGTGACCCTCACCGCCTCCGACGTCGCGGCGGTACCGGTGGGCCAAGGGGTCCTGCTCACGGGGGACCAGCAGATCGACGGCGCCAAGGCGTTCGTCGTCCCGCCCTCCACCACGGCCGCCCCGACCGCCGACGACCACCTGGCCCGGCGCGGCTACGTGGACGCGGTCTCGTCGGCCGGCACCTGGTCCCCGTCGTCGATGGGCTTCAGCGGCTGGGCGTTCGACCCGGCCGCGGCCGCCGCGCCCACCCCGCAGTACTGCATCAGCGGCTGGGTGTACCTGATCGGCATCCCGCTGCACGCGCCCACCACCGTGAAGAACCTGGTGTTCTACGTCCCGGGCTACGTCGGCGGCACGCTCAGCACCACCTCCTCCTACGCCGGGCTCTACACCGACGCCGGTGCACGGGTCGGGCTGACCGCCGGCCTCAGCACCCTGATCCCCAAGACCGAAGGAACGACCGTGGTCTGCCCGCTGAGCGTGCCGTACGCCGCGAAGGCGGGCAACTACTGGATCGGGCTCGTCGTCAACGGGCCCAGCCCCAACACCAACGGCCCCGCCTTCTCGCGGGGCGCCCATGTGGGCGAGGCACCGGGCGGCAGCGCCCGGATGCCTGGTGCGTTCATCCGCCACGGCCGGCTCAGCACCACCGGCCAGACCTCCCTGCCCACCTCCTTCCCCATCGGCAACGTCGTCGCCGACTCCAACGCCATCTGGGCAGCACTCTCCTGA
- a CDS encoding peptidoglycan-binding protein: MATPLTADQLLTALRAEGVDVVEHKSWRTHNRNHKGTWGPLNGVMIHHTVSSGTDASVALCRNGYAALPGPLCHGVIDKAGTVHLVGHGRANHAGGGDPAVLRRVIAEDYGDRPPASHEHDGSAGSVDGNARFYGFECVNLGDGADPWPAAQLDAIERVSAALCRAHGWSARSVIGHLEWSDRKVDPRGFTMPSLRERVATRLSGPADGPASGGSAGKPGGGTSAPRYQPFPGASFFSGRTSSPVITAMGRRLVAEGCSSYAVGPGPRWSDADRRSYAAWQRKLGFRGGDADGVPGRTSWNALKVPHTK; encoded by the coding sequence ATGGCCACTCCCCTGACCGCCGACCAGCTGCTCACAGCGCTGCGCGCCGAAGGCGTCGACGTCGTCGAGCACAAGAGCTGGCGCACCCACAACCGCAACCACAAGGGCACCTGGGGCCCGCTGAACGGTGTCATGATCCACCACACCGTCAGCAGCGGAACAGACGCGTCCGTGGCGCTCTGCCGAAACGGCTACGCCGCCCTGCCGGGCCCGCTCTGCCACGGCGTCATCGACAAGGCGGGCACCGTCCACCTGGTGGGCCACGGCCGTGCCAACCACGCGGGCGGCGGCGATCCGGCCGTACTCCGGCGGGTGATCGCGGAGGACTACGGGGACCGGCCGCCGGCCTCCCACGAGCACGACGGAAGCGCGGGCTCCGTCGACGGCAACGCCCGCTTCTACGGATTCGAGTGCGTCAACCTGGGCGACGGCGCGGACCCCTGGCCGGCTGCCCAGCTGGACGCGATCGAACGCGTCTCGGCGGCCCTCTGCCGGGCCCACGGCTGGTCCGCTCGCAGCGTCATCGGCCACCTGGAGTGGTCCGACCGGAAGGTCGACCCGCGCGGATTCACCATGCCGTCCCTGCGGGAGCGTGTCGCCACCCGGCTGAGCGGCCCGGCGGACGGCCCGGCGAGCGGCGGGTCCGCGGGCAAGCCGGGCGGCGGGACATCCGCCCCCCGGTACCAGCCGTTCCCCGGCGCCTCGTTCTTCTCAGGCCGGACCAGCTCCCCCGTGATCACCGCCATGGGCCGCCGGCTCGTCGCCGAGGGCTGCTCGTCCTACGCCGTCGGGCCGGGCCCCCGCTGGAGCGACGCCGACCGCCGCTCGTACGCCGCCTGGCAGCGCAAGCTCGGCTTCCGGGGCGGCGACGCCGACGGGGTCCCGGGCCGCACCTCCTGGAACGCACTGAAGGTCCCGCACACGAAGTGA
- a CDS encoding DNA-directed RNA polymerase subunit beta' codes for MLDVNFFDELRIGLATADDIRTWSHGEVKKPETINYRTLKPEKDGLFCEKIFGPTRDWECYCGKYKRVRFKGIICERCGVEVTRAKVRRERMGHIELAAPVTHIWYFKGVPSRLGYLLDLAPKDLEKVIYFAAYMITFVDEERRTRDLPSLEAHVSVERQQVENRRDSDLENRAKKLETDLAELEAEGAKADVRRKVREGAEREMKQLRDRAQREIDRLDEVWSRFKNLKVQDLEGDELLYRELRDRFGTYFDGCMGAAALQKRLESFDLDEEAERLREIIRTGKGQKKTRALKRLKVVSAFLQTSNKPKGMVLDCVPVIPPDLRPMVQLDGGRFATSDLNDLYRRVINRNNRLKRLLDLGAPEIIVNNEKRMLQEAVDALFDNGRRGRPVTGPGNRPLKSLSDMLKGKQGRFRQNLLGKRVDYSARSVIVVGPQLKLHQCGLPKAMALELFKPFVMKRLVDLNHAQNIKSAKRMVERGRTVVYDVLEEVIAEHPVLLNRAPTLHRLGIQAFEPQLVEGKAIQIHPLVCTAFNADFDGDQMAVHLPLSAEAQAEARILMLSSNNILKPADGRPVTMPTQDMVLGLFFLTTDEEGRNVKGTDRAFGSTAEATMAFDARELSLQAKVDIRFPVGTMPPRGWVPPVAEEGEPEYQPGDTFRLRTSLGRALFNELLPEDYPFVDYSVGKKQLSEIVNDLAERYPKVIVAATLDNLKAAGFHWATRSGVTVAISDVVVPEAKKAIVKGYEEQDEKVQKQYERGLITKDERTQELIAIWTKATNEVAEAMNANFPKTNPIFMMVDSGARGNMMQMRQIAGMRGLVSNAKNETIPRPIKASFREGLTVLEYFISTHGARKGLADTALRTADSGYLTRRLVDVSQDVIIREEDCGTDRGLKLKIAVKGADGVLRKTEDVETSVYARMLAEDVVVDGKVIAPANVDLGDVLIDALVGAGVEEVKTRSVLTCESAVGTCAFCYGRSLATGKLVDIGEAVGIIAAQSIGEPGTQLTMRTFHTGGVAGDDITQGLPRVVELFEARTPKGVAPISEAKGRVRIEETEKTKKLVVTPDDGSEETAFPISKRARLLVGEGDAVEVGQKLTVGATNPHDVLRILGQRAVQVHLVGEVQKVYNSQGVSIHDKHIEIIIRQMLRRVTIIESGDAELLPGELVERSKFETENRRVVTEGGHPASGRPQLMGITKASLATESWLSAASFQETTRVLTDAAINAKSDSLIGLKENVIIGKLIPAGTGLSRYRNIRVEPTEEAKAAMYSAVGYDDIDYSPFGTGSGQAVPLEDYDYGPYNQ; via the coding sequence GTGCTCGACGTCAACTTCTTCGACGAGCTGCGGATCGGCCTTGCCACCGCGGACGACATCCGGACCTGGTCCCACGGCGAAGTGAAGAAGCCGGAGACCATCAACTACCGCACGCTCAAGCCCGAAAAGGACGGACTCTTCTGCGAGAAGATCTTCGGTCCGACCCGGGACTGGGAGTGCTACTGCGGCAAGTACAAGCGTGTCCGCTTCAAGGGCATCATCTGTGAGCGCTGTGGCGTCGAGGTCACGCGCGCCAAGGTGCGCCGTGAGCGCATGGGTCACATCGAGCTTGCCGCTCCCGTCACCCACATCTGGTACTTCAAGGGCGTCCCGTCGCGCCTCGGCTACCTGCTGGACCTCGCGCCGAAGGACCTTGAGAAGGTCATCTACTTCGCCGCGTACATGATCACGTTCGTCGACGAGGAGCGCCGCACGCGTGACCTCCCGTCGCTGGAGGCGCACGTCTCCGTCGAGCGTCAGCAGGTCGAGAACCGTCGCGACTCGGACCTCGAGAACCGCGCCAAGAAGCTCGAGACCGACCTGGCCGAGCTCGAGGCCGAGGGTGCCAAGGCCGACGTGCGCCGCAAGGTGCGCGAAGGCGCCGAGCGTGAGATGAAGCAGCTGCGCGACCGTGCGCAGCGCGAGATCGACCGTCTCGACGAGGTGTGGAGCCGCTTCAAGAACCTCAAGGTCCAGGACCTCGAGGGCGACGAGCTGCTCTACCGCGAGCTGCGTGACCGCTTCGGCACGTACTTCGACGGCTGCATGGGCGCCGCCGCGCTGCAGAAGCGCCTGGAGTCCTTCGACCTCGACGAGGAGGCCGAGCGCCTCCGCGAGATCATCCGTACCGGCAAGGGCCAGAAGAAGACCCGTGCGCTCAAGCGCCTCAAGGTCGTCTCCGCGTTCCTGCAGACCAGCAACAAGCCCAAGGGCATGGTGCTCGACTGCGTGCCGGTCATCCCGCCGGACCTGCGTCCGATGGTGCAGCTGGACGGTGGCCGCTTCGCGACCTCCGACCTGAACGACCTGTACCGCCGCGTGATCAACCGCAACAACCGCCTGAAGCGGCTTCTCGACCTCGGCGCGCCCGAGATCATCGTGAACAACGAGAAGCGCATGCTCCAGGAGGCCGTGGACGCCCTCTTCGACAACGGTCGTCGTGGTCGCCCGGTCACCGGTCCCGGCAACCGCCCCCTGAAGTCCCTCAGCGACATGCTGAAGGGCAAGCAGGGCCGTTTCCGTCAGAACCTCCTCGGCAAGCGCGTGGACTACTCCGCGCGTTCCGTGATCGTCGTCGGTCCGCAGCTCAAGCTGCACCAGTGCGGTCTGCCGAAGGCGATGGCGCTGGAGCTCTTCAAGCCGTTCGTGATGAAGCGCCTGGTGGACCTGAACCACGCGCAGAACATCAAGTCGGCCAAGCGCATGGTCGAGCGCGGCCGCACCGTGGTGTACGACGTCCTCGAAGAGGTCATCGCCGAACACCCGGTGCTGCTGAACCGTGCGCCCACCCTGCACCGCCTCGGCATCCAGGCCTTCGAGCCGCAGCTCGTCGAGGGCAAGGCCATCCAGATCCACCCGCTCGTCTGCACCGCGTTCAACGCGGACTTCGACGGTGACCAGATGGCCGTGCACCTGCCGCTCTCCGCGGAGGCGCAGGCCGAGGCCCGCATCCTGATGCTGTCCTCGAACAACATCCTGAAGCCGGCCGACGGTCGTCCCGTCACCATGCCGACCCAGGACATGGTGCTGGGTCTCTTCTTCCTCACCACGGACGAAGAGGGCCGCAACGTCAAGGGCACGGACCGCGCGTTCGGCTCCACGGCCGAGGCCACCATGGCCTTCGACGCCCGCGAGCTGTCGCTCCAGGCGAAGGTCGACATCCGCTTCCCGGTGGGCACCATGCCCCCGCGTGGCTGGGTGCCGCCGGTCGCCGAGGAGGGCGAGCCCGAGTACCAGCCGGGTGACACCTTCCGCCTGCGTACGAGCCTGGGCCGCGCGCTCTTCAACGAGCTGCTGCCCGAGGACTACCCGTTCGTCGACTACTCGGTGGGCAAGAAGCAGCTCTCCGAGATCGTCAACGACCTGGCCGAGCGCTACCCCAAGGTCATCGTGGCGGCGACGCTCGACAACCTGAAGGCGGCCGGTTTCCACTGGGCGACCCGCTCCGGTGTGACCGTGGCCATCTCCGACGTCGTCGTGCCCGAGGCCAAGAAGGCCATCGTCAAGGGCTACGAGGAGCAGGACGAGAAGGTCCAGAAGCAGTACGAGCGCGGTCTCATCACCAAGGACGAGCGCACGCAGGAGCTCATCGCGATCTGGACCAAGGCGACCAACGAGGTCGCCGAGGCGATGAACGCGAACTTCCCGAAGACGAACCCCATCTTCATGATGGTCGACTCGGGTGCCCGAGGAAACATGATGCAGATGCGTCAGATCGCGGGTATGCGTGGTCTGGTGTCGAACGCCAAGAACGAGACGATTCCCCGTCCCATCAAGGCGTCCTTCCGTGAGGGCCTCACCGTTCTGGAGTACTTCATCTCCACGCACGGTGCCCGTAAGGGTCTGGCGGACACCGCCCTGCGTACCGCCGACTCGGGTTACCTGACCCGTCGTCTGGTGGACGTCTCGCAGGACGTCATCATCCGCGAGGAGGACTGCGGCACCGACCGCGGCCTCAAGCTGAAGATCGCCGTCAAGGGTGCGGACGGTGTCCTGCGCAAGACGGAGGACGTCGAGACCTCGGTCTACGCCCGCATGCTCGCCGAGGACGTCGTCGTCGACGGCAAGGTCATCGCGCCTGCCAACGTCGACCTCGGTGACGTCCTGATCGACGCCCTCGTGGGTGCCGGCGTCGAGGAGGTCAAGACCCGCTCGGTCCTGACCTGTGAGTCCGCGGTCGGCACCTGTGCCTTCTGCTACGGACGCTCGCTCGCCACCGGCAAGCTGGTCGACATCGGTGAGGCGGTCGGCATCATCGCCGCCCAGTCCATCGGTGAGCCCGGTACCCAGCTGACGATGCGTACCTTCCACACCGGTGGTGTGGCGGGTGACGACATCACGCAGGGTCTGCCCCGTGTCGTCGAGCTCTTCGAGGCGCGTACCCCCAAGGGTGTCGCCCCGATCTCGGAGGCCAAGGGCCGGGTCCGCATCGAGGAGACCGAGAAGACCAAGAAGCTCGTCGTCACCCCGGACGACGGCAGCGAGGAGACGGCGTTCCCGATCTCCAAGCGTGCCCGTCTCCTGGTCGGCGAGGGCGACGCGGTCGAGGTGGGCCAGAAGCTCACCGTCGGTGCCACGAACCCGCATGACGTGCTGCGGATCCTCGGTCAGCGCGCGGTCCAGGTCCACCTGGTCGGCGAGGTCCAGAAGGTCTACAACTCGCAGGGTGTGTCGATCCACGACAAGCACATCGAGATCATCATCCGGCAGATGCTGCGCCGTGTGACGATCATCGAGTCCGGCGACGCGGAGCTGCTGCCGGGCGAGCTCGTCGAGCGCTCGAAGTTCGAGACCGAGAACCGTCGTGTGGTCACCGAGGGCGGTCACCCCGCCTCCGGCCGTCCGCAGCTGATGGGTATCACCAAGGCCTCGCTCGCCACCGAGTCGTGGCTGTCGGCGGCGTCCTTCCAGGAGACGACCAGGGTCCTGACCGACGCGGCGATCAACGCCAAGTCGGACTCCCTGATCGGCCTCAAGGAGAACGTCATCATCGGTAAGCTCATCCCGGCCGGTACGGGTCTGTCCCGCTACCGCAACATCCGGGTCGAGCCGACCGAGGAGGCCAAGGCCGCGATGTACTCGGCCGTCGGCTACGACGACATCGACTACTCGCCGTTCGGCACGGGCTCCGGCCAGGCCGTTCCGCTGGAGGACTACGACTACGGTCCGTACAACCAGTAA
- the rpoB gene encoding DNA-directed RNA polymerase subunit beta translates to MAASRNASTSNTNNGASTAPLRISFAKIKEPLEVPNLLALQTESFDWLLGNAAWKARVEAALDSGQDVPTKSGLEEIFEEISPIEDFSGSMSLTFRDHRFEPPKNSIDECKERDFTFAAPLFVTAEFTNNETGEIKSQTVFMGDFPLMTNKGTFVINGTERVVVSQLVRSPGVYFDSSIDKTSDKDIFSAKIIPSRGAWLEMEIDKRDMVGVRIDRKRKQSVTVLLKALGWTTEQILEEFGEYESMRATLEKDHTQGQDDALLDIYRKLRPGEPPTREAAQTLLENLYFNPKRYDLAKVGRYKVNKKLGADEPLDAGVLTSDDIIATIKYLVKLHAGETETVGESGRSIMVETDDIDHFGNRRIRNVGELIQNQVRTGLARMERVVRERMTTQDVEAITPQTLINIRPVVASIKEFFGTSQLSQFMDQNNPLSGLTHKRRLNALGPGGLSRERAGFEVRDVHPSHYGRMCPIETPEGPNIGLIGSLASYGRINPFGFIETPYRKVVEGVVSDDVDYLTADEEDRFVIAQANATLSEDMRFTEARVLVRRRGGEIDYIPGDDVDYMDVSPRQMVSVATAMIPFLEHDDANRALMGANMMRQAVPLIKSEAPLVGTGMEYRCATDAGDVLKAEKAGVVQEVSADYITVTNDDGTYTTYRIAKFSRSNQGTSVNQKVVVSEGDRVIESQVLADGPATENGEMALGKNLLVAFMPWEGHNYEDAIILSQRLVQDDVLSSIHIEEHEVDARDTKLGPEEITRDIPNVSEEVLADLDERGIIRIGAEVVAGDILVGKVTPKGETELTPEERLLRAIFGEKAREVRDTSLKVPHGEIGKVIGVRVFDREEGDELPPGVNQLVRVYVAQKRKITDGDKLAGRHGNKGVISKILPIEDMPFLEDGTPVDIILNPLGVPSRMNPGQVLEIHLGWLASRGWDVSGLGDEWAQRLQAIGADQVAPGTNVATPVFDGAREDEITGLFQATIPNRDGDRLVLPSGKANLFDGRSGEPFPDPVSIGYMYILKLHHLVDDKLHARSTGPYSMITQQPLGGKAQFGGQRFGEMEVWALEAYGAAYALQELLTIKSDDVTGRVKVYEAIVKGENIPEPGIPESFKVLIKEMQSLCLNVEVLSSDGMSIEMRDTDEDVFRAAEELGIDLSRREPSSVEEV, encoded by the coding sequence TTGGCCGCCTCGCGCAACGCCTCGACCTCGAATACGAACAACGGTGCCAGCACCGCCCCGCTGCGCATCTCTTTTGCAAAGATCAAGGAGCCCCTCGAGGTTCCGAACCTCCTCGCGCTGCAGACCGAGAGCTTTGACTGGCTCCTCGGCAACGCCGCCTGGAAGGCTCGCGTCGAGGCTGCTCTGGACAGCGGACAGGACGTCCCCACCAAGTCCGGCCTGGAGGAGATCTTCGAGGAGATCTCGCCGATCGAGGACTTCTCCGGGTCGATGTCGCTCACGTTCCGCGACCACCGCTTCGAGCCCCCGAAGAACTCGATCGACGAGTGCAAGGAGCGCGACTTCACGTTCGCCGCGCCGCTCTTCGTCACGGCCGAGTTCACCAACAACGAGACCGGCGAGATCAAGTCCCAGACGGTCTTCATGGGCGACTTCCCGCTCATGACCAACAAGGGCACCTTCGTCATCAACGGCACCGAGCGTGTCGTCGTGTCGCAGCTCGTGCGCTCGCCGGGTGTCTACTTCGACTCCTCCATCGACAAGACGTCCGACAAGGACATCTTCTCCGCCAAGATCATCCCCTCCCGGGGTGCCTGGCTGGAGATGGAGATCGACAAGCGCGACATGGTCGGTGTCCGCATCGACCGCAAGCGCAAGCAGTCCGTCACCGTCCTCCTGAAGGCTCTCGGCTGGACCACCGAGCAGATCCTGGAGGAGTTCGGCGAGTACGAGTCCATGCGCGCCACCCTGGAGAAGGACCACACCCAGGGCCAGGACGACGCGCTGCTCGACATCTACCGCAAGCTGCGTCCGGGCGAGCCGCCCACGCGCGAGGCTGCTCAGACGCTGCTCGAGAACCTCTACTTCAACCCGAAGCGCTACGACCTCGCGAAGGTCGGCCGCTACAAGGTGAACAAGAAGCTCGGCGCCGACGAGCCGCTCGACGCCGGTGTCCTCACCAGCGACGACATCATCGCCACCATCAAGTACCTGGTGAAGCTGCACGCCGGTGAGACCGAGACGGTCGGCGAGTCCGGCCGTTCGATCATGGTCGAGACCGACGACATCGACCACTTCGGCAACCGCCGTATCCGTAACGTCGGTGAGCTGATCCAGAACCAGGTCCGTACGGGTCTCGCCCGTATGGAGCGTGTCGTGCGCGAGCGCATGACCACCCAGGACGTCGAGGCGATCACGCCGCAGACCCTGATCAACATCCGGCCGGTCGTCGCCTCCATCAAGGAGTTCTTCGGCACCAGCCAGCTGTCCCAGTTCATGGACCAGAACAACCCGCTGTCGGGGCTGACGCACAAGCGTCGTCTGAACGCCCTCGGCCCGGGTGGTCTGTCCCGTGAGCGGGCCGGCTTCGAGGTCCGTGACGTCCACCCGTCGCACTACGGCCGCATGTGCCCGATCGAGACGCCCGAAGGCCCGAACATCGGTCTGATCGGCTCGCTGGCCTCCTACGGGCGCATCAACCCGTTCGGCTTCATCGAGACGCCGTACCGCAAGGTCGTCGAGGGTGTCGTCAGCGACGACGTCGACTACCTGACGGCCGACGAGGAAGACCGCTTCGTGATCGCCCAGGCGAACGCGACGCTCTCCGAGGACATGCGCTTCACCGAGGCCCGCGTCCTGGTCCGCCGCCGTGGCGGGGAGATCGACTACATCCCCGGTGACGACGTCGACTACATGGACGTCTCGCCGCGCCAGATGGTGTCGGTCGCGACCGCGATGATCCCGTTCCTCGAGCACGACGACGCCAACCGTGCCCTCATGGGCGCGAACATGATGCGTCAGGCCGTCCCGCTCATCAAGAGCGAGGCGCCGCTGGTCGGTACCGGCATGGAGTACCGCTGTGCCACCGACGCCGGCGACGTGCTCAAGGCGGAGAAGGCGGGTGTGGTCCAGGAGGTCTCCGCGGACTACATCACCGTGACGAACGACGACGGCACGTACACCACGTACCGCATCGCCAAGTTCTCGCGCTCCAACCAGGGCACCTCGGTCAACCAGAAGGTCGTCGTCTCCGAGGGCGACCGCGTGATCGAGAGCCAGGTCCTCGCCGACGGGCCCGCCACCGAGAACGGTGAGATGGCGCTCGGCAAGAACCTGCTCGTGGCGTTCATGCCCTGGGAAGGTCACAACTACGAGGACGCGATCATCCTGTCGCAGCGCCTCGTGCAGGACGACGTCCTCTCCTCGATCCACATCGAGGAGCACGAGGTCGACGCCCGTGACACCAAGCTGGGCCCGGAGGAGATCACCCGGGACATCCCGAACGTCTCCGAAGAGGTCCTCGCCGACCTCGACGAGCGCGGCATCATCCGTATCGGTGCCGAGGTCGTCGCCGGTGACATCCTCGTCGGCAAGGTCACGCCCAAGGGTGAGACCGAGCTGACCCCGGAGGAGCGTCTGCTCCGTGCGATCTTCGGTGAGAAGGCGCGCGAGGTGCGCGACACCTCGCTCAAGGTCCCGCACGGCGAGATCGGCAAGGTCATCGGCGTCCGCGTCTTCGACCGCGAAGAGGGCGACGAGCTGCCGCCGGGCGTGAACCAGCTGGTCCGCGTCTACGTCGCGCAGAAGCGCAAGATCACCGATGGTGACAAGCTCGCCGGCCGTCACGGCAACAAGGGCGTCATCTCGAAGATCCTCCCGATCGAGGACATGCCGTTCCTGGAGGACGGCACCCCGGTCGACATCATCCTCAACCCGCTGGGTGTCCCGTCCCGAATGAACCCGGGACAGGTCCTGGAGATCCACCTCGGCTGGCTCGCCAGCCGCGGCTGGGACGTCTCCGGTCTCGGTGACGAGTGGGCCCAGCGCCTGCAGGCCATCGGTGCCGACCAGGTCGCCCCCGGTACCAACGTCGCCACCCCCGTCTTCGACGGTGCGCGCGAGGACGAGATCACCGGCCTCTTCCAGGCCACGATCCCGAACCGCGACGGCGACCGGCTGGTCCTGCCCTCGGGCAAGGCCAACCTGTTCGACGGCCGCTCCGGCGAGCCGTTCCCGGACCCGGTCTCGATCGGGTACATGTACATCCTCAAGCTGCACCACCTGGTCGACGACAAGCTCCACGCGCGTTCGACCGGTCCGTACTCCATGATCACGCAGCAGCCGCTGGGTGGTAAGGCACAGTTCGGTGGGCAGCGATTCGGTGAGATGGAGGTGTGGGCCCTTGAGGCTTACGGCGCCGCATACGCCCTCCAGGAACTGCTGACGATCAAGTCCGACGACGTGACCGGCCGCGTGAAGGTCTACGAGGCGATCGTCAAGGGCGAGAACATCCCCGAGCCCGGCATTCCCGAGTCCTTCAAGGTGCTCATCAAGGAAATGCAGTCGCTCTGCCTCAACGTGGAGGTGCTGTCCTCGGACGGCATGTCCATCGAGATGCGCGACACGGACGAGGACGTCTTCCGCGCGGCGGAGGAGCTCGGTATCGACCTGTCCCGGCGCGAGCCGAGCAGCGTCGAAGAGGTCTGA
- the rplL gene encoding 50S ribosomal protein L7/L12: protein MAKLSQEDLLAQFEELTLIELSEFVKAFEEKFDVTAAAAVAVAAPGQGGPAAEAEAEQDEFDVILTGAGEKKIQVIKVVRELTSLGLKEAKDLVDGAPKPVLEKVAKEAAEKAAESLKGAGASVEVK, encoded by the coding sequence ATGGCGAAGCTCAGCCAGGAAGACCTGCTCGCCCAGTTCGAGGAGCTCACCCTCATCGAGCTCTCCGAGTTCGTTAAGGCGTTCGAGGAGAAGTTCGACGTCACCGCCGCCGCGGCCGTCGCCGTCGCCGCCCCGGGTCAGGGTGGCCCCGCCGCCGAGGCCGAGGCCGAGCAGGACGAGTTCGACGTCATCCTCACGGGTGCCGGCGAGAAGAAGATCCAGGTCATCAAGGTCGTGCGTGAGCTGACCTCGCTGGGTCTCAAGGAGGCCAAGGACCTCGTCGACGGCGCCCCGAAGCCCGTCCTCGAGAAGGTCGCCAAGGAGGCCGCCGAGAAGGCTGCCGAGTCCCTCAAGGGCGCCGGCGCCTCCGTCGAGGTCAAGTGA
- the rplJ gene encoding 50S ribosomal protein L10 produces MARPDKAAAVAELTDQFRSSNAAVLTEYRGLTVAQLKTLRRSLGENAQYAVVKNTLTKIAANEAGIDTLDDLFAGPTAVAFITGDPVESAKGLRDFAKDNPNLIIKGGVLDGKALSADEIKKLADLESREVLLAKLAGAMKGKQTQTAQLFQALPSKFVRTAEALRAKKAEQGGAGTPAPAEAAE; encoded by the coding sequence ATGGCAAGGCCCGACAAGGCTGCCGCGGTAGCCGAGCTGACGGACCAGTTCCGCAGCTCGAACGCCGCCGTGCTGACCGAGTACCGGGGTCTCACCGTGGCGCAGCTCAAGACGCTGCGTCGTTCGCTCGGTGAGAACGCCCAGTACGCCGTGGTGAAGAACACGCTGACCAAGATTGCGGCCAACGAGGCCGGGATCGACACGCTGGACGACCTGTTCGCAGGTCCGACGGCGGTTGCCTTCATCACCGGTGACCCGGTGGAGTCGGCGAAGGGTCTTCGTGACTTCGCCAAGGACAACCCGAACCTCATCATCAAGGGCGGTGTCCTTGACGGTAAGGCGCTGTCCGCCGATGAGATCAAGAAGCTCGCGGACCTCGAGTCCCGCGAGGTTCTGCTCGCCAAGCTGGCCGGTGCCATGAAGGGCAAGCAGACGCAGACTGCGCAGCTCTTCCAGGCTCTGCCGTCGAAGTTCGTCCGCACCGCGGAAGCGCTTCGCGCCAAGAAGGCCGAGCAGGGCGGTGCCGGTACGCCGGCTCCCGCCGAGGCTGCCGAGTAA